A window from Kovacikia minuta CCNUW1 encodes these proteins:
- a CDS encoding DUF5615 family PIN-like protein has translation MTGIFIHIYLDEDVDVLVASLLCSRGFEATTAHQAGQLGKTDAEQLEYAVSQRTAILTHNRIDFENLAREYFEQEKLHYGIIVAVRNPYQEIVQRLLTILNSTTADEMANQLLYI, from the coding sequence ATGACTGGCATTTTTATCCATATTTATTTGGATGAAGATGTTGATGTACTGGTAGCGAGTCTTCTATGCTCACGTGGGTTTGAAGCGACAACTGCCCATCAAGCAGGACAACTTGGCAAAACAGATGCTGAGCAATTGGAATATGCTGTGAGTCAGAGAACGGCTATCCTCACCCATAATCGAATTGATTTTGAGAATCTTGCACGGGAATACTTCGAGCAGGAAAAGCTGCACTACGGGATCATTGTTGCTGTCAGAAATCCATATCAAGAAATTGTGCAAAGGTTACTTACGATTCTGAACAGTACCACAGCCGATGAAATGGCAAACCAGCTTCTTTACATTTAA
- a CDS encoding BrnA antitoxin family protein — MKDTSRTNWEKVDSLTEEEIDTSDIPPLTEEFFSKSRWWKPVKSLNVLVEIDPETLAWFQTQGEDYEKKMAAALRIYAEAHKT, encoded by the coding sequence ATGAAAGATACCTCAAGAACGAATTGGGAGAAGGTTGATTCACTCACAGAGGAGGAAATCGATACCTCTGATATTCCTCCATTAACTGAAGAGTTTTTTAGCAAGTCTCGCTGGTGGAAGCCTGTTAAGTCCTTAAATGTTCTGGTTGAGATCGATCCTGAGACTTTAGCCTGGTTCCAAACTCAGGGTGAGGATTATGAAAAAAAGATGGCTGCGGCGTTGCGAATTTACGCGGAAGCTCACAAGACGTGA
- a CDS encoding DUF433 domain-containing protein — MVQSTEHCHIVRNSEILSGEPIIRGTRTPVRAIVEMWRIGVSPEEIPQRLPHLVLSQVFDALSYYLDHQVEINEYIERNRIPDKLIDPRVRRA, encoded by the coding sequence ATGGTTCAATCAACGGAACATTGTCATATCGTCAGAAACAGTGAAATTCTGAGTGGTGAGCCGATTATCAGAGGTACCAGGACACCAGTGCGGGCGATCGTGGAAATGTGGCGGATTGGGGTTTCACCTGAAGAGATTCCTCAGCGTTTGCCCCATCTTGTTTTGTCACAAGTTTTCGATGCGCTTAGCTATTACCTGGATCATCAGGTAGAAATCAATGAATATATTGAGCGCAATCGCATTCCTGACAAGTTAATCGATCCGCGAGTTCGGAGAGCATGA
- a CDS encoding caspase family protein, which translates to MARNLAIAVGINHYPLLDQPLRYAEQDAIAMQNFLQNEAKFEKVYRFSDNSPPVDHKSTEPRRNNLLMVLDQMEARVRLQESDSLWFFFSGHGARQAEQDYLLLSDSYLGNLQETAISTDRIIRSLRQCGAGNLIMILDACRNRVQNVSKGVGSPTVELSKQEGVISFFSCRPSQISYEVPALRQGAFTYALLEALGGECQPERTTVEQIDRYLLRRVPELNRQHNQPAQEPYLIAEPARKYHQVILPAAIAQPPPTQWQTNEIDRLKSEAFHATYVVRDLDRAKQLWRRVNEIAVVPEDRKLAVDRIEEIAQMQLNQESSVSSNSDSQAIPQPLKAVSPPPVDPKYRQEPFHKSSQQQPEAVSPPPVELRYQPEEALQWSEQQLSVPFRLNRPKNRATPWIRLITSALLYAITGFLLATATAPFWLWAGIGAVAVAMAVFGAVFGAVFGAVFGEKLLESFSQFHTFLILTATSWLGLGLGWVGHWVFQQVNRG; encoded by the coding sequence ATGGCGAGAAATCTGGCGATCGCAGTTGGCATCAACCACTACCCTCTGCTTGATCAACCCTTGCGGTATGCCGAGCAAGACGCGATCGCCATGCAAAACTTTCTCCAGAATGAAGCCAAATTTGAGAAAGTGTATCGATTTTCTGATAACTCCCCACCCGTAGATCACAAAAGCACTGAACCAAGGCGGAATAACTTGCTGATGGTTCTGGATCAGATGGAGGCTAGAGTCAGATTGCAAGAAAGCGATAGCCTCTGGTTTTTCTTCAGCGGGCATGGGGCACGACAGGCAGAACAGGACTACCTTTTGCTATCCGACAGCTACCTGGGGAATTTGCAGGAGACAGCGATTTCCACCGATCGCATCATCCGCAGCCTGCGCCAGTGCGGAGCCGGAAATCTGATCATGATTCTGGATGCCTGCCGCAACCGGGTTCAGAATGTTAGTAAAGGTGTTGGCTCTCCAACGGTTGAACTTTCCAAACAGGAAGGCGTTATTAGCTTCTTCTCCTGCCGCCCTAGCCAAATATCCTATGAAGTTCCAGCTTTGAGGCAAGGAGCATTTACCTATGCCCTGCTGGAAGCACTAGGGGGAGAGTGTCAACCGGAACGGACGACCGTTGAACAGATCGATCGCTACCTACTCAGACGCGTCCCCGAACTAAACCGCCAGCACAATCAACCAGCCCAGGAACCTTACTTGATCGCTGAACCAGCGCGAAAGTATCACCAAGTTATCTTGCCTGCCGCGATCGCTCAACCACCACCCACCCAATGGCAGACTAACGAAATCGATAGGCTGAAATCAGAGGCTTTCCATGCCACTTATGTAGTTAGGGATCTCGATCGGGCAAAACAACTGTGGAGGCGCGTGAATGAGATCGCTGTTGTTCCAGAAGACCGCAAACTGGCTGTAGACAGAATTGAAGAAATTGCTCAAATGCAACTCAATCAAGAATCATCAGTTTCATCAAACTCTGATAGCCAAGCCATTCCCCAGCCACTAAAAGCAGTTTCTCCACCTCCAGTAGATCCTAAGTACCGACAAGAACCATTCCACAAGTCATCTCAACAACAACCAGAAGCAGTTTCTCCACCTCCAGTTGAACTAAGGTATCAGCCGGAAGAAGCCCTTCAATGGTCTGAACAACAACTGTCAGTCCCATTTCGCCTAAACAGACCAAAAAACCGCGCCACCCCCTGGATCAGGTTAATAACCAGCGCATTACTTTACGCCATTACTGGATTCCTTCTTGCTACCGCAACTGCCCCGTTTTGGCTGTGGGCTGGGATTGGGGCTGTAGCTGTGGCTATGGCTGTGTTTGGGGCTGTATTTGGGGCTGTGTTTGGGGCTGTATTTGGGGAAAAGCTGCTTGAATCTTTCAGTCAATTTCACACGTTCTTGATTCTGACTGCAACCTCCTGGTTGGGTTTAGGTTTGGGGTGGGTGGGGCATTGGGTGTTTCAGCAGGTCAATCGAGGATAG
- a CDS encoding DUF433 domain-containing protein, giving the protein MEAKAGTMQLEDYFEFLSPEDIRVKGTRIGIEHILYEYIHVAKTPEQIAQQFHTVTLEQIYATILFYLHNQETIGKYVEDWLEYSLKAQAEQDQNPPPFIAKLCQLKGQKQPSAS; this is encoded by the coding sequence ATGGAGGCAAAAGCTGGAACGATGCAACTGGAAGATTACTTTGAGTTCTTGTCTCCTGAAGACATTCGGGTAAAAGGCACTCGGATTGGGATTGAACACATTCTTTACGAATACATCCATGTTGCAAAGACTCCAGAGCAAATTGCTCAACAGTTTCACACCGTTACGCTGGAGCAAATCTACGCCACCATCCTTTTCTACTTACACAATCAAGAAACCATTGGAAAATATGTAGAAGACTGGCTGGAGTACAGCCTCAAAGCTCAGGCAGAGCAAGACCAAAATCCCCCTCCATTCATTGCAAAGCTTTGCCAGTTGAAAGGACAGAAGCAACCATCAGCAAGTTAG